One Salvia splendens isolate huo1 chromosome 12, SspV2, whole genome shotgun sequence genomic window carries:
- the LOC121757474 gene encoding B3 domain-containing protein Os03g0212300-like, protein MPSFIKTFSEATSLNELRIPPEFVALHGANLPFDCRLITLLGRRSFPVRVLNIASGCHFHAGWSDFRITNEIVHHDVLTFTMVDAGVFLVKRYNPRTGCPPLGDLQATGYGDSDHSDAPDVDTSNDYVPTQSEGGDSSDGDDYASDAGVLDEDGCPTFTVTFDSSNINGTLEIPMAFWRRHIRMISLQDPVYFNVNGDCWFIILDHNETKIWVKRGWRRFKERNNVVVGVRCHFKLIDRNEVQFYVWFDRP, encoded by the exons ATGCCGTCCTTCATCAAGACGTTTTCCGAAGCTACTAGTTTGAATGAGTTG CGCATTCCACCAGAATTTGTGGCTCTTCATGGTGCGAACCTACCTTTCGACTGCCGACTAATCACGCTGCTAGGAAGGAGGAGTTTCCCAGTTCGTGTGTTGAATATTGCGAGTGGCTGCCATTTCCACGCTGGTTGGTCGGACTTTCGGATCACCAACGAAATTGTTCACCATGATGTGCTTACTTTTACCATGGTTGACGCGGGGGTATTCCTTGTGAAACGCTATAACCCAAGAACTGGATGTCCTCCTCTCGGTGATCTACAAG CCACTGGATATGGAGACTCCGACCATAGTGATGCCCCGGATGTGGATACATCGAACGACTACGTGCCAACGCAATCAGAGGGTGGGGACTCGTCGGACGGTGACGACTACGCTTCGGACGCAGGGGTATTGGATGAGGATGGCTGCCCGACGTTCACCGTTACGTTTGATTCGTCGAACATCAACGGGACACTGGAAATTCCGATGGCTTTTTGGCGCCGCCACATTCGAATGATTTCCCTTCAAGACCCGGTGTACTTCAATGTAAACGGGGACTGCTGGTTCATCATTCTTGACCACAACGAGACCAAGATCTGGGTGAAACGCGGCTGGAGACGTTTCAAGGAACGTAACAATGTAGTGGTTGGTGTGCGGTGCCACTTCAAACTCATTGATCGGAATGAGGTTCAGTTTTATGTGTGGTTTGATCGGCCTTGA
- the LOC121756963 gene encoding NAC domain-containing protein 43-like: protein MNLSVNGNSKVPPGFRFHPTEEELLHYYLRKKVAAEKIDLDVIRDVDLNKLEPWEIQEKCKIGSTPQNDWYFFSHKDKKYPTGTRTNRATAAGFWKATGRDKVIHSNLRRIGMRKTLVFYRGRAPHGQKSDWIMHEYRLDDISPLDSTNVSSLAGDMGPEEGWVVCRVFKKKNYHKSLQSPLTSSASIMPQNDAVLDQLLMYMGRSTSCKQETDPIMHFPGQSTAGFLHLPELQSPAMNINEDINFKPPSNEIGMASSDWATLDRLVASQLNGQPRGSDEFAFSFDQDDQVQQLMNMNNLDRGNETDLWAFARSSSSSSDPLCHLSV, encoded by the exons ATGAATCTATCCGTGAATGGCAATTCCAAGGTTCCCCCGGGCTTCCGCTTCCACCCCACCGAGGAGGAGCTCCTCCACTACTACCTCCGCAAGAAAGTAGCCGCCGAGAAAATCGACCTCGACGTCATCCGTGACGTCGACCTCAATAAGCTCGAGCCATGGGAGATTCAAG AGAAATGCAAGATAGGTTCGACACCACAGAACGACTGGTATTTCTTTAGCCACAAGGACAAGAAGTACCCGACCGGGACAAGGACGAACCGCGCCACGGCTGCCGGATTCTGGAAGGCCACCGGGAGGGACAAGGTCATCCACAGCAACCTCCGGCGGATTGGAATGCGGAAGACTCTGGTTTTCTACCGCGGGAGAGCCCCCCACGGCCAGAAATCCGACTGGATCATGCACGAGTATCGGCTCGACGACATCTCACCTCTCGACTCCACCAAT GTGTCAAGCCTGGCCGGTGACATGGGGCCGGAGGAAGGGTGGGTGGTGTGCCGCGTATTCAAAAAGAAGAACTACCACAAGTCCTTACAGAGCCCTCTGACATCTTCAGCCTCAATCATGCCACAAAACGACGCCGTTCTGGATCAACTACTCATGTACATGGGAAGATCCACCTCCTGCAAGCAGGAAACCGATCCCATTATGCACTTCCCCGGTCAGTCCACCGCCGGCTTCCTGCACCTCCCAGAGCTCCAGAGTCCGGCCATGAACATCAACGAAGACATCAACTTCAAGCCTCCTTCAAATGAGATAGGAATGGCGTCGTCCGACTGGGCCACGCTGGACCGGCTAGTGGCGTCACAGCTCAACGGGCAGCCTCGCGGAAGCGATGAATTCGCCTTCTCGTTCGATCAGGATGATCAGGTGCAGCAATTGATGAACATGAATAACTTGGATAGGGGTAACGAGACGGATTTGTGGGCATTCGCCAGAtcatcgtcgtcgtcgtcggaCCCACTGTGCCACTTGTCCGTATGA